From one Lactiplantibacillus paraplantarum genomic stretch:
- a CDS encoding MerR family transcriptional regulator, whose translation MYSIGAVAKKTGISSYTLRYYDKAGLTPFVKRDKQGRRVFNDDDLDSLALIRCLKQTGMPLEDIRQFISWCAAGDETIDQRLAMFEEQRQAVEAQIHQSLLNLQKVNHKIDVYRQASQAGSEAAVNCDVLPLKQTDALLQEVADYEEQHPLPE comes from the coding sequence TTGTATTCAATCGGCGCGGTCGCTAAGAAGACCGGTATTTCAAGCTATACATTACGTTACTATGATAAAGCTGGCTTAACCCCGTTTGTTAAACGTGATAAGCAGGGGCGGCGAGTCTTTAACGATGATGATTTAGATTCGTTGGCATTGATTCGGTGTCTTAAACAGACCGGGATGCCCTTGGAAGATATTCGTCAATTCATCAGTTGGTGTGCTGCTGGCGACGAGACGATCGACCAGCGATTGGCGATGTTTGAAGAGCAACGGCAGGCAGTTGAAGCTCAAATTCATCAATCATTATTAAATCTACAAAAAGTTAATCACAAAATAGACGTTTACCGCCAGGCGAGCCAAGCTGGTAGTGAAGCTGCTGTGAATTGTGACGTGTTGCCATTGAAGCAGACTGACGCGTTATTACAAGAGGTTGCGGACTATGAAGAACAACATCCGTTACCTGAATAG
- the comGA gene encoding competence type IV pilus ATPase ComGA, whose translation MAIEAKLNDIIQAAVSQRASDIYWLPTAEGYQILIQTTGSLRALAQMTTERAQQLMNHIKYRSNMAISDHRRPQLGAMTLILEKQTLNLRISAVGDFLDRESLVVRLLYEGESQALQYLIPRQRQQLSQLMHRTGLILFSGPMGAGKTSTMYDLVRQLRGQRLVMTIEDPVEIYEPQFLQLQVNSPAQMAYADLLKVGLRHHPDVFIIGEIRDAETAKIAVQAALSGHLVLSTIHARGVYGIMPRLAQLGVAPAVLEQALTAMSYQRLVPVTDGSVATIFDTVVMPHKIPQTTQMMTERWAQLIDEQLAAGRLDHATANQLKEA comes from the coding sequence ATGGCGATTGAAGCTAAGTTGAACGACATTATTCAGGCGGCCGTGAGTCAACGTGCCAGTGATATATACTGGTTACCCACGGCAGAAGGTTACCAGATATTGATACAAACCACGGGAAGTTTACGGGCCCTGGCGCAGATGACGACGGAACGCGCCCAACAATTGATGAACCACATTAAATACCGGAGTAACATGGCCATCAGTGATCATCGCCGACCACAGTTAGGTGCGATGACGCTAATACTGGAAAAGCAAACCTTAAATTTGCGAATTTCAGCTGTGGGTGATTTTTTGGATCGTGAGTCCTTGGTCGTACGATTACTGTATGAAGGTGAATCCCAAGCATTGCAATATTTAATCCCGCGTCAACGCCAGCAATTGAGCCAGCTAATGCATCGAACTGGTTTAATTTTATTTTCAGGGCCCATGGGAGCTGGTAAGACCTCGACCATGTATGACCTTGTCCGACAACTCCGGGGACAGCGGCTGGTAATGACGATTGAAGATCCGGTTGAAATTTATGAACCACAGTTTTTACAATTACAAGTTAATTCACCCGCACAAATGGCCTATGCGGATTTATTGAAAGTCGGATTACGCCACCATCCCGATGTGTTTATTATCGGTGAGATTCGTGACGCGGAAACGGCTAAAATTGCAGTACAGGCAGCGTTAAGTGGACATTTGGTATTAAGTACCATCCATGCGCGTGGTGTTTATGGCATTATGCCACGGTTAGCGCAACTAGGTGTGGCACCAGCTGTTCTAGAACAAGCTTTAACGGCAATGTCCTATCAGCGCTTGGTGCCGGTGACGGATGGTAGTGTGGCCACGATTTTTGATACGGTTGTGATGCCCCATAAGATTCCGCAAACAACCCAGATGATGACTGAAAGGTGGGCACAATTAATTGATGAACAATTGGCAGCGGGCCGTCTTGATCATGCAACGGCCAATCAACTTAAAGAAGCGTAA
- a CDS encoding YtxH domain-containing protein, with the protein MSKKGFLLGVVLGGAAIATAVMKMDDDKKATLKAKAQQGIADFKDRAIDYAFYAADASEDFKAEAGQQYEDAKRKVADFADQYQAAKQETGASFGSSLDQATDSLRSELTKVEDDEANDPDIVIDGGAAYQDAAQATTSAATDATETAEKATDAPASVDTTADDAQPTDDTTPTK; encoded by the coding sequence ATGTCGAAAAAAGGATTCTTATTAGGTGTTGTTTTGGGCGGCGCTGCAATTGCAACTGCCGTTATGAAAATGGATGATGACAAAAAGGCGACGTTAAAGGCGAAGGCACAACAGGGCATTGCAGATTTTAAAGATCGAGCGATTGATTACGCCTTTTATGCAGCAGATGCGTCTGAAGATTTCAAAGCTGAAGCGGGTCAGCAATATGAAGACGCTAAGCGTAAAGTTGCAGATTTTGCGGATCAATATCAAGCGGCCAAGCAAGAGACTGGCGCAAGCTTTGGTTCAAGCCTTGATCAGGCCACGGACAGCCTACGATCGGAGTTAACTAAAGTCGAAGACGACGAAGCCAATGATCCTGACATTGTCATTGACGGGGGCGCGGCTTATCAGGATGCTGCCCAAGCGACAACGTCAGCCGCAACGGATGCGACTGAAACTGCCGAAAAAGCAACGGATGCACCAGCGTCAGTTGATACAACGGCTGATGATGCGCAACCAACTGATGATACGACACCAACCAAATAA
- a CDS encoding DsrE family protein: MTNLVVHVDEPAKVAMAISNVQNFVAVRPTSTVVVVVNGPAITTLTTSAWDALRQALPQVEIDACHNAMASHQISKAQLPSTVTIVPAGVVRIADLQAEGYAYLRP, from the coding sequence ATGACTAACTTAGTAGTACATGTCGATGAACCCGCCAAGGTTGCAATGGCGATTAGTAATGTTCAAAACTTTGTGGCGGTGCGACCGACAAGTACGGTAGTGGTTGTGGTTAATGGGCCAGCGATTACAACGTTAACAACGTCTGCCTGGGATGCGTTACGACAAGCATTACCACAAGTTGAAATCGATGCTTGCCATAACGCCATGGCTAGTCATCAGATAAGTAAAGCGCAACTCCCGTCAACCGTAACAATCGTACCCGCTGGTGTGGTGCGAATTGCAGATTTACAAGCTGAGGGCTACGCCTACTTACGGCCGTAG
- a CDS encoding TIM barrel protein produces MTQLVMRQRPGKIQLGLKAAQDPAQLMNRLQYRPQVFEFFTSAADFEPAAFQALKAAVQFVKTNVTEQIVIHHPMSYQGVHLDQLLDPHREAGAYQFLQTSTAQLLELATELDVKILVHGGYGSDSAPLIKAYDSLAAARDVVFERLDELVRQANGHVMIENGVTASFMYGDPQLDERIIQHHYPLVCDLSHVFIALHGDMALTMLALKRLAPLIQHYHLVDSMGQRHDSLPLGQGLIDWPRVLPVLNPHATMIYEVPDETDATCANMLSSYHYLRALEVRSLEGGRLND; encoded by the coding sequence ATGACACAATTAGTAATGCGGCAGCGTCCCGGAAAAATTCAGTTAGGCTTGAAAGCGGCCCAGGACCCCGCCCAATTAATGAATCGATTACAATATCGGCCGCAGGTGTTTGAGTTTTTTACCAGTGCAGCAGATTTTGAACCGGCAGCGTTTCAAGCACTCAAAGCGGCGGTCCAATTTGTAAAGACTAATGTCACCGAACAAATTGTGATTCATCACCCGATGAGTTATCAAGGCGTCCATCTTGATCAGTTACTCGACCCACACCGTGAAGCGGGGGCGTATCAATTTCTACAAACGAGTACGGCTCAGTTACTCGAACTAGCAACTGAATTAGATGTTAAAATTTTGGTGCATGGTGGTTATGGTAGTGACAGTGCTCCTTTGATTAAAGCATACGATTCATTGGCTGCTGCTCGTGACGTTGTTTTTGAACGGTTAGATGAGTTGGTTCGGCAGGCAAACGGGCACGTGATGATTGAAAATGGGGTAACCGCTAGTTTTATGTATGGCGATCCGCAACTAGATGAGCGGATTATCCAACATCATTATCCGCTAGTTTGCGATTTGAGTCATGTCTTTATCGCATTACATGGTGATATGGCACTGACCATGTTGGCTTTGAAACGGTTGGCCCCACTCATTCAGCATTACCATCTGGTGGATTCAATGGGCCAGCGTCATGATAGTTTACCGTTAGGCCAGGGGTTAATCGATTGGCCACGGGTACTGCCAGTCCTTAATCCACATGCTACGATGATCTATGAGGTGCCGGACGAAACGGATGCGACCTGCGCTAATATGTTGAGCAGTTATCATTATTTACGTGCGCTTGAGGTGCGGTCGCTAGAAGGAGGTCGGTTAAATGACTAA
- a CDS encoding M24 family metallopeptidase, which yields MADYTKLQQVRQWTQDNHVDVTYISNFHTISYLTGFESNPYERTLALFVFADAEPFLFAPALEVEAIKDMGWPYKVFGYLDHEEPYALIADHINAQLTDPKVWALETGNLTLDRFNALKRQFPAARFDKDLSPYIQQLRLVKTADELDKLNIAGKWADFAFEQGFAAVTAGRTEQQIAAELQYALMKKGIMEMSFDTLVQAGEHAANPHGATNETQVKPNELVLFDLGVMYKGYASDASRTIAYGQPTAKQKEIFDVCLEANLTAQAAIKPGMAAEDVDKIARDIITKAGYGEYFIHRLGHGIGQTDHEFPSIMAGNHMPLVEGMCFSVEPGIYIPGVAGVRIEDCGVVTKEGFKPFTHTPKELKVLDLS from the coding sequence TTGGCAGATTATACGAAACTGCAACAAGTTCGTCAATGGACCCAGGATAACCACGTTGACGTCACCTACATTAGTAATTTTCACACAATTTCATATTTAACTGGATTTGAGAGCAATCCCTACGAGCGGACATTAGCTTTGTTTGTTTTCGCAGATGCGGAACCATTCCTCTTCGCCCCCGCCCTTGAAGTTGAAGCCATCAAGGATATGGGCTGGCCCTATAAAGTTTTTGGCTACTTAGACCATGAAGAACCATACGCCTTAATTGCCGATCACATTAATGCACAGTTAACTGATCCTAAAGTTTGGGCACTTGAAACGGGCAACTTGACGTTAGATCGCTTTAATGCACTCAAACGCCAATTTCCAGCCGCTCGCTTTGATAAGGACTTATCTCCTTACATCCAACAATTACGGCTCGTCAAAACGGCTGACGAACTTGACAAGTTAAATATTGCCGGTAAATGGGCCGACTTTGCCTTTGAACAAGGCTTTGCCGCCGTCACGGCTGGGCGAACTGAACAACAGATTGCCGCTGAGTTACAGTACGCCCTCATGAAAAAGGGCATCATGGAAATGAGTTTTGATACTTTAGTCCAAGCTGGCGAACACGCCGCTAATCCCCATGGCGCGACTAATGAAACTCAAGTCAAGCCGAATGAATTAGTCTTATTCGATCTTGGTGTCATGTACAAAGGTTATGCTTCTGATGCCTCCCGAACGATTGCTTACGGTCAACCGACTGCTAAGCAAAAAGAAATCTTTGACGTCTGTCTGGAAGCTAACCTAACCGCTCAGGCGGCCATCAAACCAGGCATGGCCGCCGAAGACGTCGACAAGATTGCTCGCGACATCATTACTAAGGCGGGCTATGGTGAATACTTCATTCATCGGTTGGGCCATGGGATTGGGCAAACCGATCATGAGTTTCCGTCAATCATGGCCGGCAACCATATGCCGTTAGTTGAAGGCATGTGCTTCTCCGTTGAACCCGGTATTTACATTCCAGGTGTCGCTGGCGTTCGAATCGAAGACTGTGGGGTCGTCACTAAAGAAGGCTTTAAGCCATTCACCCACACACCAAAAGAACTAAAAGTTTTAGATTTGTCATAA
- a CDS encoding type II secretion system protein → MVVKRPAFTLIEIVTVLAIVASLAVIAVHRFPTRQRQQNAEQAFWRELQTMWQQQTLTASVTGQPQVVSFRGTEVVTWAGKRGRPVPAQQWHLPLPVTLKTERGRDIQIQRNGHPELAVVIFKSQLQPKRQIKLNALMGWGAYKVTHVKDANGFYDD, encoded by the coding sequence TTGGTGGTTAAACGGCCCGCTTTCACGCTAATTGAAATTGTAACGGTATTAGCCATTGTAGCTAGTCTAGCGGTCATCGCTGTGCACCGCTTTCCAACCCGCCAACGGCAGCAGAATGCTGAACAGGCCTTTTGGCGGGAATTACAAACGATGTGGCAGCAACAAACGTTAACGGCTAGTGTGACGGGGCAACCACAAGTCGTTAGCTTTCGGGGGACGGAAGTCGTGACTTGGGCCGGTAAACGGGGGCGGCCGGTACCGGCTCAACAGTGGCATTTGCCGTTACCTGTAACGCTGAAAACGGAACGTGGCCGAGATATTCAAATTCAGAGAAATGGGCATCCAGAATTGGCCGTGGTGATTTTTAAATCACAGCTGCAACCTAAACGGCAGATTAAACTCAATGCTTTGATGGGGTGGGGGGCGTACAAAGTCACGCATGTTAAAGACGCGAATGGGTTTTATGATGATTGA
- a CDS encoding histidine kinase has translation MMIETIVALGLLMGGLISFEGLELMMQSRERQTLQAIQTAREQYEARQQQLLLPVIPELAND, from the coding sequence ATGATGATTGAGACAATTGTTGCCCTTGGTTTATTGATGGGTGGGTTGATTAGTTTTGAAGGCTTGGAATTAATGATGCAGTCTCGCGAGCGACAGACGTTGCAAGCAATCCAGACGGCTAGGGAGCAGTACGAAGCACGCCAACAACAGTTGCTGTTACCGGTAATACCGGAGTTGGCTAATGATTAA
- a CDS encoding type II secretion system F family protein, with amino-acid sequence MNNWQRAVLIMQRPINLKKRKRLPIAIQATLFETLADLLGNGFSFQQAFQFAVDVEGPAFQSLQPVLVRLAAGDELSTALRPYIAVDLYYQFLIAETHGELRHTLTQAGQLMRARAEQARQIRRLLQYPCLLLVLLLGTLGLVKSAILPSLDAGSSVSGTIPPWQWIGGVSIVILGISLLGLGLKVKHLPIRRRYHWLARLPLVGPLIKNYCGYYLSLNAGMLLTGGLGIRGICEVSQQFQPKALIYQQGQVVERALLSGASLMTIIQNDRLLPDELALLVGKESPTEQLSQELLYFATLQYERLIRQLNRLISWIQPVMFGVIALVVVGTYMSLLLPMYQSMGEILK; translated from the coding sequence ATGAACAATTGGCAGCGGGCCGTCTTGATCATGCAACGGCCAATCAACTTAAAGAAGCGTAAACGACTTCCAATTGCAATACAGGCAACGTTATTTGAAACGTTGGCAGATTTGTTGGGCAATGGCTTTTCATTCCAACAAGCTTTTCAATTCGCTGTGGATGTAGAAGGGCCGGCCTTTCAATCGTTACAGCCCGTATTGGTACGCTTAGCAGCCGGGGATGAGCTTTCAACGGCATTGCGACCATACATTGCAGTTGATTTGTATTATCAATTCTTAATTGCAGAAACTCATGGTGAATTACGGCATACCTTGACTCAGGCGGGACAGTTAATGCGCGCCCGAGCTGAGCAAGCCCGGCAAATCCGGCGGTTATTACAGTATCCGTGTCTACTATTGGTACTGTTATTGGGAACACTGGGGCTGGTCAAGTCAGCGATTTTACCGAGTTTAGATGCAGGCAGCAGTGTGAGTGGCACAATCCCACCGTGGCAATGGATCGGTGGGGTGAGTATTGTCATTTTAGGCATCAGCTTATTAGGACTGGGGCTGAAGGTTAAGCACTTGCCGATTCGTCGTCGGTACCACTGGTTAGCGCGATTACCACTAGTTGGGCCGCTGATTAAAAATTATTGTGGTTATTACTTAAGCCTTAATGCTGGCATGTTACTAACTGGCGGCTTGGGAATTCGGGGCATCTGTGAGGTCAGTCAGCAATTTCAACCGAAAGCATTGATTTATCAGCAAGGTCAAGTCGTAGAGCGGGCTTTGCTGAGCGGCGCTTCATTAATGACCATTATTCAAAATGACCGACTATTGCCGGACGAACTAGCTTTATTGGTAGGCAAAGAGAGTCCAACGGAGCAACTGAGTCAAGAGCTGTTGTACTTTGCAACTTTGCAATATGAGCGATTGATTCGCCAATTGAATCGGTTGATCAGTTGGATTCAGCCCGTCATGTTCGGTGTTATTGCTTTGGTCGTTGTTGGTACTTATATGAGTCTGCTATTACCGATGTATCAATCAATGGGGGAAATTTTAAAATGA
- a CDS encoding YebC/PmpR family DNA-binding transcriptional regulator: MSGHSKWHNIQGRKNAQDAKRGKVFQKISRELYMAVKAGGPDPDSNAQLRLVMDKAKAANMPKDNIKRAVDKGSGSGAENYEEVTYEGYGPGGIAVLVHALTDNKNRTAAAVRSAFTHHGGALAATGAVSYMFDRKGYIVISREDLDTDEDTMLMDVLDAGGDDLQSSDEAFEIYTDPKQLAAVRDALEANGYKLETAELTMIPENLTDVPADKVEKLQHMIDELEDNDDVSEVYEAANYPD; encoded by the coding sequence ATGTCAGGACATTCAAAATGGCATAACATTCAAGGACGTAAGAACGCCCAAGATGCTAAACGTGGGAAAGTTTTCCAAAAGATTTCCCGTGAACTTTATATGGCTGTAAAAGCCGGGGGTCCTGATCCAGATTCTAACGCGCAATTGCGGTTAGTTATGGATAAGGCCAAAGCTGCCAACATGCCTAAGGATAATATTAAACGGGCGGTTGATAAAGGTAGTGGCTCCGGTGCGGAGAACTACGAAGAAGTTACTTACGAAGGCTACGGCCCTGGTGGTATCGCCGTTCTGGTTCACGCATTAACTGATAACAAGAACCGGACCGCTGCGGCGGTTCGTTCAGCGTTCACACATCATGGTGGTGCCTTAGCTGCAACTGGTGCCGTTAGCTACATGTTTGATCGTAAGGGTTACATTGTGATTAGTCGTGAAGATTTAGATACCGACGAAGATACGATGTTGATGGACGTTTTAGATGCTGGTGGCGACGATTTACAATCAAGCGACGAAGCGTTTGAAATTTACACTGATCCTAAACAATTAGCGGCCGTTCGTGACGCACTCGAAGCTAATGGTTACAAGTTGGAAACAGCTGAATTAACCATGATTCCTGAAAACTTAACGGATGTTCCTGCTGATAAGGTTGAAAAGTTACAACACATGATTGATGAATTGGAAGATAACGACGACGTATCAGAAGTATACGAAGCTGCTAACTATCCAGATTAA
- a CDS encoding DUF948 domain-containing protein has protein sequence MITHIAGIIAAIAFLLLVCFIGIFLMRITKTMGEVNRSLNNITDDVDALSHETEKIMANANELLKDVNGKVATIDPAFQAMGDLGQSVSDLNSATRELTAKIGKTNEKRSKFSSASKVGKAAFDVYRNRRSKNNSEES, from the coding sequence ATGATTACACACATTGCGGGCATTATTGCCGCCATTGCATTCTTATTACTAGTTTGTTTTATTGGGATTTTCTTAATGCGGATTACTAAAACGATGGGGGAAGTCAACCGAAGTTTAAATAACATTACGGATGATGTCGATGCCTTATCACATGAGACTGAAAAGATTATGGCCAATGCCAACGAGCTATTGAAAGATGTTAATGGTAAAGTGGCCACCATTGATCCAGCATTTCAAGCCATGGGCGATTTGGGACAAAGCGTTTCTGATCTTAACTCCGCCACCCGTGAATTGACTGCCAAAATTGGCAAGACTAATGAAAAGCGGAGTAAATTCTCAAGCGCAAGTAAAGTTGGTAAGGCCGCATTTGATGTTTACCGCAATCGACGGTCAAAAAATAATAGTGAGGAGTCTTAA
- the comGC gene encoding competence type IV pilus major pilin ComGC gives MTLLMQRLLKRTTVSRRGFTLIEMVIVLAIISLLMLIVVPNLNDQRNRATTRQKEALTEVVQNQAEMYANDTGEAVTGGPEMLDKLLDKGYINAGQHKQATTQGISPVRPKSKLIGG, from the coding sequence ATGACATTATTAATGCAACGATTATTGAAAAGAACGACGGTGTCACGGCGTGGTTTTACACTGATTGAAATGGTGATCGTACTGGCCATTATCAGTCTTTTAATGTTGATTGTGGTGCCGAATTTAAATGATCAACGTAACCGGGCAACTACTCGGCAAAAAGAGGCCCTTACCGAGGTCGTTCAAAATCAAGCGGAAATGTATGCCAATGATACGGGTGAAGCGGTCACGGGTGGTCCTGAGATGTTGGACAAACTGTTGGATAAGGGCTATATCAATGCGGGCCAACATAAACAGGCCACGACTCAGGGAATTAGCCCGGTACGCCCCAAATCAAAGTTAATTGGTGGTTAA
- the rbsK gene encoding ribokinase — MNKVTVLGSLNVDSILRFKRFPKPGETLPLTGKSIAGGGKGANQAIAAARAGAQTTFIGKVGTDQEGAFMVQQLTNSGVDDQYVQHSNVASTGSAFILLDSSSENRILIDGGTNQQVTAEDVERARPAIDASTFLIAQFETPIAATIRGFELAHAANKKTILNPAPATTTVPVELLATTDLIVPNETETETLTGVHITDEQSMVQGAQKLQALGVANVIITVGSKGAFWMRGAEHGFVPAYKVEAVDTTAAGDTFIGALSSVLMPDFSNLAAAVRFANRASSLAVQKLGAQPSIPTKDEIERADRV; from the coding sequence ATGAATAAAGTAACCGTACTAGGTAGTTTGAATGTTGATTCGATTTTACGTTTTAAACGATTTCCCAAGCCCGGCGAGACCTTGCCACTAACTGGAAAGAGTATTGCTGGTGGCGGTAAAGGGGCTAACCAAGCCATTGCGGCAGCCCGGGCAGGTGCTCAGACCACTTTTATCGGTAAGGTCGGCACTGATCAGGAAGGCGCGTTTATGGTGCAACAGCTGACGAATAGTGGTGTCGATGATCAGTACGTTCAACATAGCAATGTAGCTAGCACTGGCTCAGCGTTCATTTTACTAGATAGTAGCAGTGAAAACCGCATTCTAATTGACGGTGGGACTAATCAACAAGTGACGGCTGAAGATGTAGAACGAGCACGTCCGGCAATTGATGCTAGTACTTTTCTGATCGCACAGTTCGAAACACCCATTGCAGCGACGATTCGGGGATTTGAATTGGCACATGCTGCTAACAAAAAGACGATATTAAATCCGGCCCCCGCTACAACAACGGTACCAGTAGAACTACTAGCAACGACGGACTTAATTGTGCCTAATGAAACTGAGACTGAGACGTTGACCGGCGTGCACATTACTGATGAACAATCGATGGTTCAGGGGGCACAAAAGTTGCAAGCCCTCGGTGTTGCTAATGTTATTATTACTGTTGGGAGTAAGGGTGCGTTTTGGATGCGTGGTGCCGAACATGGTTTTGTACCCGCTTATAAAGTTGAAGCCGTTGATACAACTGCCGCTGGGGATACTTTTATTGGGGCGCTAAGTTCAGTTTTAATGCCCGATTTTAGCAATTTGGCTGCTGCGGTTCGGTTTGCGAACCGAGCTTCTTCCCTAGCTGTTCAAAAATTAGGTGCGCAACCATCGATTCCAACTAAGGATGAGATTGAACGAGCTGATCGGGTCTAA
- the ccpA gene encoding catabolite control protein A, which produces MEKQTVTIYDVAREAAVSMATVSRVVNGNPNVKPATRKKVLAVIERLDYRPNAVARGLASKRSTTVGVIIPDVTNIYFASLARGIDDIAMMYKYNIILTNSDDAGEQEVNVLNTLMAKQVDGVIFMGNHIDDKLRAEFKRAKAPVVLAGTVDPHNETPSVNIDYAAAVEETVTSLIDRGHKKIALALGSLSQSINAEYRLTGYKRALTKAKIPFDDALVYEAGYSYDAGRKLQPVIADSGATAVFVGDDEMAAGIINASMESGINVPDDLEVITSNDTIITQITRPAITSITQPLYDIGAVAMRMLTKLMNDKELDEKTVTLPYGIVRRGSTKSAD; this is translated from the coding sequence ATGGAAAAACAAACAGTAACAATTTATGATGTGGCACGTGAAGCGGCGGTTTCAATGGCCACAGTTTCACGGGTCGTCAATGGTAATCCGAATGTCAAACCCGCAACGCGGAAAAAGGTGTTGGCCGTTATTGAACGGTTAGACTACCGGCCAAATGCGGTTGCACGAGGGTTAGCAAGTAAGCGTTCAACCACGGTTGGCGTTATTATCCCTGATGTAACGAATATTTACTTTGCTTCGTTAGCACGTGGGATCGATGATATTGCGATGATGTACAAGTACAACATTATCTTGACCAATTCTGATGATGCCGGCGAACAAGAGGTCAATGTGTTGAATACCTTGATGGCTAAGCAAGTCGATGGGGTGATTTTCATGGGTAACCATATCGACGACAAGCTGCGCGCAGAATTCAAACGTGCCAAGGCGCCAGTCGTATTAGCCGGAACGGTTGATCCACACAACGAAACCCCAAGTGTTAATATTGATTATGCGGCTGCCGTCGAAGAGACTGTCACTAGTCTGATTGATCGTGGTCATAAGAAGATTGCATTGGCCTTAGGTTCATTATCACAGTCGATCAATGCTGAGTACCGACTAACGGGATACAAACGGGCCTTAACTAAAGCTAAGATTCCGTTTGACGATGCCCTGGTGTATGAAGCTGGCTATTCATATGATGCTGGTCGGAAGTTACAACCAGTCATTGCTGATAGTGGTGCGACAGCGGTCTTTGTTGGTGACGATGAGATGGCTGCTGGTATTATTAATGCTAGCATGGAATCTGGGATCAATGTTCCCGACGACCTAGAAGTGATTACAAGTAATGATACGATTATCACCCAAATTACGCGGCCAGCAATCACGTCGATTACTCAACCGTTGTATGATATCGGTGCGGTTGCCATGCGGATGTTAACGAAATTGATGAATGATAAGGAACTTGATGAGAAAACTGTGACCTTACCATATGGCATTGTGCGGCGTGGTTCAACTAAATCGGCGGACTAA